Proteins encoded together in one Procambarus clarkii isolate CNS0578487 chromosome 71, FALCON_Pclarkii_2.0, whole genome shotgun sequence window:
- the LOC123745493 gene encoding uncharacterized protein, with amino-acid sequence MLVDSNTETMMASPSGSVSSSASGGEDNKSRLFSCTTCTYRTDRKNNLKRHIFTMHEISSALLECCGHRFLNKAELRMHTQKCHRDGYHCGVCPRVFCRKALLKRHYSVHSGYREFSCSHCSYATSHKSNLERHMKVHTKDPEPLARHLLEGFLPELPQHNTHFPLTLPVHNTVLPAQHLQLYANQVNPPFYHPARVPQAPWPVLPPSHTPLHNHQAPYLPHYTPPHVLTPDSDLHSLKPSKPLVKKTGPSKSFTVSALLGEDVDRKDEVWSQASSVQPTSHAHYGASTSSEPVATDGVLSNGASHRTHTPTAPATLTPTAPATLTPTAPTTLTPPAPTPTTSLAFLLNSTSIASPEVHSARDVQASIPTFTSSLWGAPGLTFPHNYLDPYHGVYSFPPVHRTHWIPGSVPAQDTTASSIPTLLPHPKDHPYCSGSSGYGSHDEHSPRPVIEDQPQVEEHKEDLRQSHTDDHMNDFGISRTDDHKWELKQPHIDDKDLRQPHTDDHKRDFSKSHTDEIKGDFSKPHTDEIKGDFSKPHTDDHQDYIPKKLRASKKFQVMQKCPE; translated from the exons ATGCTTGTGGACTCTAACACAGAAACAATGATGGCGTCTCCATCAGGGAGTGTGTCGTCCAGCGCGAGCGGCGGGGAGGATAACAAGAGTCGCTTGTTCTCCTGCACCACGTGTACCTACCGGACGGACCGCAAGAACAACCTCAAGCGCCACATCTTCACCATGCACGAGATATCCTCCGCGCTGCTCGAGTGCTGCGGTCACCGCTTCCTCAACAAGGCCGAGCTACGGATGCACACGCAGAAGTGTCATCGGGACGGCTACCACTGTGGCGTCTGTCCCCGCGTGTTCTGCCGCAAGGCCCTTCTCAAGCGCCACTACTCTGTGCACTCTGGATATAGAGAGTTTTCTTGCAGTCACTGTTCCTATGCAACTAGTCACAAGAGCAACCTTGAACGCCATATGAAAGTCCACACAAAGGATCCCGAACCACTGGCACGTCATTTGCTGGAAGGATTCTTACCTGAActacctcaacacaacacccacttCCCACTCACGCTACCTGTGCACAACACCGTCCTGCCTGCTCAACATTTACAACTCTACGCAAATCAAGTTAACCCGCCATTTTACCATCCTGCAAGAGTGCCTCAGGCACCATGGCCAGTCTTGCCTCCCTCGCACACTCCTCTCCATAACCACCAGGCTCCGTATCTGCCCCACTACACGCCACCACATGTGCTTACTCCAGATAGCGACCTGCACAGCCTGAAGCCCAGCAAGCCCTTGGTAAAGAAGACCGGCCCCTCCAAGAGTTTCACAGTCTCCGCCTTGCTAGGGGAGGATGTGGACCGCAAGGACGAGGTCTGGTCTCAGGCTTCCTCAGTGCAACCTACTAGCCACGCTCACTATG GTGCAAGTACCTCATCAGAACCTGTGGCCACCGATGGTGTCCTGAGTAATGGCGCCTCACATCGTACTCACACGCCCACCGCTCCTGCAACACTCACGCCCACCGCCCCTGCAACACTCACGCCCACCGCCCCTACAACACTCACGCCCCCCGCCCCTACTCCAACCACTTCCTTAGCATTTCTGCTGAACTCTACGAGCATCGCCTCACCGGAGGTACACTCAGCGAGGGACGTTCAAGCGTCCATCCCAACATTCACAAGTTCTCTGTGGGGCGCTCCtggcctcaccttccctcacaacTATTTGGATCCTTACCACGGGGTTTACAGCTTCCCTCCAGTTCATAGGACCCATTGGATACCTGGCAGTGTCCCCGCGCAGGATACAACCGCCAGCAGTATTCCCACGCTGCTGCCTCACCCTAAGGACCACCCTTACTGTAGCGGGTCGTCTGGCTACGGCTCTCATGACGAGCATTCCCCAAGACCTGTAATCGAGGACCAGCCCCAAGTAGAAGAACACAAGGAAGACTTAAGACAATCTCATACGGACGACCACATGAATGACTTCGGCATATCTCGCACCGACGACCACAAGTGGGAGCTCAAACAACCTCACATAGATGACAAGGATCTCAGACAGCCTCACACAGACGACCACAAGAGGGACTTCAGCAAGTCTCATACGGACGAAATCAAAGGGGACTTCAGCAAGCCTCATACGGACGAAATCAAGGGGGACTTCAGCAAGCCTCATACGGACGACCACCAAGATTATATACCTAAAAAATTGCGCGCCTCAAAGAAATTCCAAGTAATGCAGAAATGTCCAGAGTAG